A stretch of Vibrio aphrogenes DNA encodes these proteins:
- the zapA gene encoding cell division protein ZapA, whose translation MEVEILGKLTRVNCPPGQEDALHAAANELNRRLNQMTERTKVHNIEQLLIIAALNACYEVQDLESKLGDNQKVTQRLEMLSQRLDKALTKK comes from the coding sequence GTGGAAGTCGAAATATTAGGAAAACTCACTCGCGTGAATTGTCCGCCAGGACAAGAGGATGCCTTGCATGCTGCTGCTAATGAATTAAACCGACGCTTGAACCAAATGACTGAACGTACTAAAGTACACAACATCGAACAGTTACTGATTATTGCCGCTTTAAACGCTTGTTATGAAGTACAAGACTTAGAAAGTAAACTTGGCGATAATCAAAAAGTCACTCAACGTTTAGAAATGTTATCTCAACGCTTGGATAAGGCTTTAACCAAAAAATAA
- a CDS encoding FAD assembly factor SdhE — translation MYTPEEKARIKWACRRGMLELDVVIMPFFEECFDDLNEQEQQEFVSLLECDDPDLFTWIMGHGRSEHLGHAKLVDRIIAHNLSKVR, via the coding sequence ATGTATACACCAGAAGAAAAAGCACGCATAAAATGGGCTTGTCGTCGTGGCATGCTAGAGCTTGATGTCGTTATCATGCCTTTCTTTGAGGAATGCTTTGACGATCTAAACGAACAAGAGCAGCAAGAATTTGTGTCTTTGCTTGAGTGTGATGATCCGGATTTATTTACTTGGATTATGGGTCATGGGCGCAGTGAGCATTTAGGTCACGCTAAACTTGTGGATCGCATCATTGCCCACAATCTCAGTAAAGTGCGTTAA
- the ygfZ gene encoding tRNA-modifying protein YgfZ: protein MNLSEHFPPYPLSSNQTLPELVLCHLPSWGAITLYGEDKKSYLQGQVTCDVVSLENNQSTLGAHCDAKGKMLSAFRLFHHRGGYALFQAQSAIEKELSEIKKYAIFSKVTIEKSHEIFLGVLGSQANSTIEKLTGQTVATSINQVISFELGTAVQISAQRWLIMLNAEQLSTLLDQCQGAILSDEALWDYADVMEGLPRVNQHEQLEHIPQAMNLQALGGISFTKGCYTGQETIARAKYRGINKRALFRLKGTLSSQLTEDLSIERQVGENWRSAGQINCYYHFNDNTLLALAVLPNNLETDTAFRLTAFPETILHFDPLPYSLEE from the coding sequence ATGAATTTGAGCGAACATTTTCCCCCTTACCCACTCTCATCAAACCAAACATTGCCCGAGTTGGTGTTATGTCACTTACCCTCATGGGGAGCGATTACTCTGTATGGTGAAGACAAGAAATCCTACCTTCAAGGTCAAGTGACTTGTGATGTAGTCTCTCTTGAGAATAACCAATCAACTTTAGGCGCACACTGTGATGCCAAAGGAAAAATGTTATCGGCTTTTCGTCTTTTTCATCACCGTGGTGGTTACGCTTTATTTCAAGCTCAATCTGCGATTGAAAAAGAACTCTCTGAAATAAAAAAATACGCTATTTTTTCTAAAGTTACGATTGAGAAAAGTCATGAGATTTTTCTGGGGGTTTTAGGCAGCCAGGCCAATTCAACCATCGAAAAACTGACCGGACAAACTGTGGCAACCAGCATTAACCAAGTGATCTCATTTGAGTTAGGGACTGCGGTACAAATCAGTGCCCAACGTTGGCTCATCATGCTGAATGCAGAGCAACTCTCCACATTACTTGACCAATGTCAGGGCGCAATTTTATCAGATGAAGCGCTATGGGATTATGCCGATGTCATGGAAGGGTTGCCACGAGTTAACCAACATGAACAATTGGAACATATTCCACAAGCCATGAACCTACAAGCGCTAGGTGGTATTTCATTTACAAAAGGATGCTACACCGGACAAGAAACCATTGCACGAGCCAAATATCGAGGCATTAATAAGCGAGCACTCTTTCGTTTAAAAGGCACGCTTTCTAGTCAATTAACCGAAGATCTGAGCATAGAACGTCAAGTAGGTGAAAATTGGCGTAGCGCAGGTCAAATCAATTGCTATTATCACTTTAATGATAATACCTTGCTAGCCCTGGCCGTTTTACCGAATAATTTAGAAACAGACACCGCATTTCGATTGACGGCGTTTCCTGAAACCATCTTACACTTCGATCCACTCCCTTACTCACTCGAAGAGTAA
- the rpiA gene encoding ribose-5-phosphate isomerase RpiA yields MTQDEMKKAAGWAALKYVKPDSIVGVGTGSTVNHFIDALATMKGQIEGAVSSSVASTERLKELGIHVFDSNEVDGLDVYVDGADEINPQGAMIKGGGAALTREKIVAAMSKTFVCIIDDTKAVDVLGKFPLPVEVIPMARSYVARELVKLGGTPEYRQGIVTDNGNIILDVHNLSIVDPKALEDKINAIAGVVTVGLFAHRGADIVITGTPQGAKIEE; encoded by the coding sequence ATGACACAAGATGAAATGAAAAAAGCCGCTGGTTGGGCCGCTTTAAAATACGTTAAACCAGATAGTATTGTGGGTGTGGGCACCGGCTCAACCGTTAATCACTTCATCGATGCCTTAGCCACGATGAAAGGACAGATTGAAGGGGCTGTTTCTAGCTCAGTCGCTTCTACTGAACGTTTAAAAGAGCTCGGCATACATGTTTTTGATTCTAACGAAGTCGATGGTCTAGATGTCTACGTAGACGGTGCCGATGAAATCAACCCACAAGGGGCAATGATTAAAGGTGGTGGCGCCGCGCTAACTCGTGAAAAAATTGTCGCTGCGATGTCCAAAACCTTTGTTTGTATTATTGATGATACTAAAGCTGTGGATGTCCTAGGAAAATTCCCTCTTCCCGTTGAAGTCATCCCAATGGCTCGCTCTTATGTCGCTCGCGAGTTGGTTAAACTAGGCGGGACACCAGAATACCGTCAAGGGATTGTAACCGATAATGGCAATATCATCTTAGACGTACATAACCTATCCATTGTCGACCCAAAAGCATTAGAAGATAAAATCAACGCCATCGCGGGTGTGGTCACCGTTGGGCTATTTGCTCACCGTGGTGCTGATATTGTCATCACTGGCACACCACAAGGTGCCAAGATAGAAGAATAA
- a CDS encoding FAD-dependent 2-octaprenylphenol hydroxylase, whose product MQSFDITIVGGGMVGLALAASFSDSHLRIAVIEGHRPESLLQELPDTRVSALSRASERLLRNIQAWQGITERRFAPYQAMEVWEQDSFARLAFHADDLAQSNLGHIVENRVIQLALLERVKQLHNVTLFMPNRCDKMIIGESEAWLTLDNGEGLSSKLVVGADGANSWVRQQQDIPLTHWDYGHHAIVANIRTTEPHQGVARQVFTPQGPIALLPLSEPNLCSLVWSTEPNRASMLMQCSEALFNQTLSSEFDTRLGLCQLEGERSSYPLKMRYARNFVTNRVALVGDAAHTIHPLAGQGVNLGFLDAASLAEEVLSLWQKGEDIGLQRNLRGYERWRKAEAAKMIAAMQGFKDLFEGDNPAKKLVRGLGMQFIGHLPGMKEEMMKRALGITGKLPQLVKA is encoded by the coding sequence ATGCAAAGTTTTGATATCACCATTGTTGGTGGTGGAATGGTAGGCTTGGCCTTGGCCGCTTCGTTTTCAGATAGCCATTTACGTATCGCGGTTATTGAAGGGCATCGTCCTGAGAGTCTTTTACAGGAGCTCCCTGATACTCGTGTATCGGCGTTGAGTCGAGCCAGCGAAAGGTTGCTTCGTAATATTCAAGCCTGGCAAGGTATCACAGAGCGTCGTTTTGCTCCTTACCAAGCAATGGAAGTTTGGGAGCAAGATAGCTTTGCTCGTTTAGCGTTTCATGCTGACGATTTGGCGCAATCAAATTTAGGTCATATTGTTGAAAATAGAGTGATTCAATTAGCCCTGCTTGAGCGAGTAAAGCAATTGCATAATGTGACGTTATTTATGCCAAACCGTTGTGACAAGATGATCATTGGTGAGAGTGAAGCATGGCTAACGTTAGATAATGGTGAGGGGTTATCGAGTAAATTAGTCGTTGGTGCAGATGGGGCCAATTCGTGGGTGAGACAGCAACAAGACATTCCTCTTACCCATTGGGATTATGGGCATCATGCGATTGTTGCAAATATTCGTACGACAGAGCCACATCAAGGTGTCGCGAGACAAGTATTTACTCCTCAAGGGCCAATCGCTTTACTACCGTTGTCTGAGCCGAATTTATGCTCATTAGTGTGGTCAACTGAGCCAAATCGAGCCTCTATGCTGATGCAATGTTCAGAGGCTCTATTTAACCAAACGTTGTCGAGTGAATTCGATACCCGACTTGGGTTATGTCAACTGGAAGGTGAGCGCAGTAGCTATCCTTTAAAAATGCGTTATGCCAGAAACTTTGTGACCAATCGAGTTGCTTTAGTCGGGGATGCGGCACATACCATTCATCCTTTAGCCGGCCAAGGTGTGAATTTAGGTTTTCTGGATGCTGCCAGTTTAGCCGAAGAAGTACTTTCTCTGTGGCAAAAGGGCGAAGATATTGGGCTGCAACGTAACCTACGGGGATATGAGCGTTGGCGGAAAGCCGAAGCGGCTAAAATGATCGCGGCGATGCAAGGTTTTAAAGATCTCTTTGAGGGAGATAATCCCGCGAAAAAACTAGTGCGTGGTCTTGGGATGCAATTTATTGGGCATTTGCCAGGCATGAAAGAAGAAATGATGAAGCGGGCATTAGGCATTACGGGAAAACTGCCTCAATTGGTAAAGGCATAA
- a CDS encoding DUF1107 domain-containing protein codes for MRLFHKYVPKAVAKHVSRFFKGRIYINGVGKFEFDNGKVIIPSQPQAQHYRMVKEINQEINRIRCV; via the coding sequence ATGAGATTGTTCCATAAATATGTACCTAAGGCCGTCGCCAAGCATGTGAGCCGATTTTTTAAAGGACGTATTTATATTAATGGCGTAGGTAAGTTTGAATTTGATAATGGCAAGGTTATTATTCCCTCGCAACCTCAAGCCCAGCATTACCGTATGGTGAAAGAAATTAATCAAGAAATAAACCGCATTCGCTGCGTGTAA
- the ubiH gene encoding 2-octaprenyl-6-methoxyphenyl hydroxylase: MKSYDIAIVGAGMAGATLALALNRLCQTPLNIAVIEAYQNHDDKRHPGFDSRAIALSFGTANILKKLNLWQQFLPFVTSITDIEISDRSHLGLADITAQHEQVSALGYVVELDNVGRIYQQALKASPNVDYFCPAKVNHIERTLEQVHIDLSDGTQIESRLLVAADGALSESCQQLNIPLKEIDFEQVAVIANVSTQILPQGRAFERFTQFGPVAFLPMSEGRSSVVWCMPQQRADSMMAADQQTVIEALQHDFGWRLGRITKVGKMACYPLLLRYRENTVSHRFVAVGNAAQTLHPIAGQGFNLGIRDVLSLAEEIALTQQTLGDVGDYSMLSRYRQRRQQDRQYTMSLTSSLVHCFSNELPAMRVGRNVGLLAIQYLPYLKQPIVKRTMGLVER; the protein is encoded by the coding sequence ATGAAGTCTTATGATATTGCGATTGTTGGTGCAGGAATGGCAGGTGCCACTTTGGCGTTAGCGTTAAATCGTTTGTGTCAAACCCCTCTGAATATCGCTGTGATTGAAGCGTATCAAAACCACGATGATAAACGTCATCCTGGTTTTGATTCAAGAGCGATTGCCCTGTCTTTTGGTACGGCTAACATACTGAAAAAACTGAATCTTTGGCAACAATTCTTACCTTTTGTCACTTCCATCACGGATATTGAAATTTCAGACCGTAGTCACCTTGGTTTGGCAGATATTACCGCTCAGCATGAACAAGTTTCGGCATTGGGTTATGTCGTGGAGTTAGATAATGTTGGACGCATTTATCAACAAGCATTGAAAGCGTCGCCTAATGTAGATTATTTCTGTCCGGCAAAAGTCAATCATATCGAACGAACTCTTGAGCAAGTCCATATTGATTTATCTGATGGAACTCAGATTGAGTCCCGTTTATTAGTGGCAGCTGATGGCGCTCTTTCAGAAAGCTGCCAACAATTAAACATCCCATTAAAAGAAATCGATTTTGAACAAGTTGCCGTGATTGCCAATGTCTCCACGCAAATATTGCCACAAGGGCGTGCTTTTGAGCGTTTTACCCAATTTGGCCCGGTTGCCTTTTTACCAATGTCGGAAGGGCGAAGCTCAGTAGTCTGGTGTATGCCACAACAACGAGCTGACAGCATGATGGCTGCTGATCAGCAAACGGTGATCGAGGCTTTGCAGCATGACTTTGGTTGGCGATTAGGAAGAATAACCAAAGTAGGGAAGATGGCTTGTTACCCTTTGCTACTGCGCTATCGAGAAAACACAGTCTCTCATCGTTTTGTGGCAGTAGGGAATGCTGCTCAAACCTTACATCCGATTGCGGGACAAGGATTTAATTTGGGAATCCGAGATGTATTGAGCTTAGCAGAAGAAATCGCATTAACGCAGCAAACTTTGGGCGATGTGGGCGATTATTCTATGCTTTCTCGTTATCGTCAGCGCAGACAACAAGACCGTCAATACACTATGTCGTTAACATCGAGTCTTGTTCATTGTTTTTCTAATGAGCTTCCTGCGATGCGCGTTGGTCGCAATGTTGGATTGTTAGCCATTCAATATTTACCTTACCTCAAACAGCCCATTGTGAAACGCACAATGGGGTTAGTGGAGCGTTAA
- a CDS encoding YecA/YgfB family protein, giving the protein MSDSSLPDYHQALVELTTAALSVTPAELQGLIAGMLSGGMKPDNDNWKTILFDYTNDGMGWPVNAANLAESIFAYAVKELSGTSMELTMLLPEEDELLNYADAVSDWVNHFISGIGLAGSQLSKLSAETKEALADLEEIAKLGIDEEDDLNEQAILLEQVIEHVKVCVLTIHSDLGAKPLDAVKNKTIH; this is encoded by the coding sequence ATGAGCGATTCAAGTCTACCTGATTATCATCAAGCGTTAGTTGAACTGACAACTGCGGCACTCTCTGTTACTCCTGCGGAGCTACAAGGATTAATTGCCGGGATGTTGAGCGGGGGAATGAAGCCAGATAATGATAACTGGAAAACCATTTTATTTGATTATACCAATGATGGTATGGGCTGGCCGGTAAACGCAGCAAATCTTGCTGAATCCATTTTTGCGTATGCGGTGAAAGAATTGAGTGGCACGAGTATGGAACTGACCATGCTGCTTCCTGAAGAAGATGAGTTATTAAATTATGCCGATGCCGTTTCTGATTGGGTTAATCACTTTATTTCAGGTATTGGATTAGCCGGTTCTCAGTTATCTAAGTTATCAGCTGAAACGAAAGAAGCACTCGCAGATTTAGAAGAAATTGCTAAATTAGGTATCGATGAAGAAGATGATTTGAACGAACAAGCTATTTTACTCGAGCAAGTGATTGAGCATGTGAAAGTGTGCGTTCTGACTATTCATTCCGATCTTGGGGCAAAACCATTAGACGCGGTGAAAAATAAAACCATTCATTAA
- a CDS encoding 5-formyltetrahydrofolate cyclo-ligase: protein MQYPIPLNATRTQIRQLIRQRRGALSATEQQQAGLALLENIKQLTHIDNANTIAIYLSNDGEVDTQPTIEWLWQQGKQVVLPVLHPFSSGHLLFLHYTPHSPVYENKYGIIEPVLDQTQVCPIKNIDLIFTPLVAFDHHGQRLGMGGGYYDRTLKSWFENGKGAMPIGLAHDCQQVEQLPYEPWDIPLPIFVTPSRIWHWEKHDKSL, encoded by the coding sequence ATGCAATATCCAATTCCGCTCAACGCAACACGAACACAAATCCGACAACTCATCCGTCAACGTCGTGGAGCGCTATCAGCAACTGAGCAACAGCAGGCCGGATTGGCGTTACTCGAAAATATCAAACAATTAACTCATATTGATAATGCCAATACCATTGCCATTTACCTTTCTAATGATGGCGAAGTTGATACGCAACCCACCATTGAATGGCTATGGCAACAAGGTAAGCAAGTCGTTTTACCCGTTCTTCACCCTTTCTCTTCCGGGCACTTACTATTTCTCCATTACACCCCACACAGCCCAGTTTACGAAAATAAATACGGTATTATTGAGCCAGTTCTCGATCAAACTCAAGTTTGTCCGATTAAGAATATCGACCTCATTTTTACCCCACTTGTCGCATTTGATCACCATGGACAACGTCTTGGTATGGGAGGCGGTTATTATGATCGCACGCTTAAATCATGGTTCGAAAATGGTAAGGGGGCAATGCCTATCGGCTTAGCTCATGATTGCCAACAAGTCGAACAATTGCCTTACGAGCCCTGGGATATTCCATTACCGATATTTGTGACACCAAGTCGGATTTGGCATTGGGAAAAGCACGATAAGTCGCTATAA